Below is a genomic region from Pedobacter cryoconitis.
GTTACCGGAGAACATTCCGGGACTATAGCGGTGAGTTCAGGCGCACTCAATGTAGAGAATAATGTTTTAAGAAGCGGAAGCTTTGATCTGGATACCAAATCTATTGTGGTCACTGATATCACTGACAAAGAGAGTAACGCAAAATTACTTGGACACTTAAAGAGTGATGATTTTTTCGCTGTAGAGAAATTTGATAAAGCCAGGTTTGTGATCACCTCTGCGGTTTCTAAAGGTGCGGGTCTTTATGATGTTAAAGGCGACCTGACTATTAAAGGGATCACGAACGAAGTCAGCTTTCCTGCCAGCGTCAAAATTGACCAGTCTAAACTTACAGCGACTGCAAAAATACTGGTTGACAGAACTAAATATGGTATTAAGTTCAGGTCTAAGAGCTTCTTTGAGAACCTTGGGGACAAAACAATCTCTGATGAATTTGAACTGAATATTCAGCTGGCGGCTACTAAATAATAACCCATGTTTTGACCGGTAAAGGATGGGTAAACTTATCCTCCTTTACCTTTTGTAAATTGAAATAAGAATAATATGCTGATGATCCCCGTTAAAATAAACGTTTTTCTGCTCATGAGTTTCCTGGTATTTATTCTTGCTGGCTTTGGAGCCGATGATCCTGCCGTCATTAATAGTAAAGAAAAGCTCGGAGAAAAACTTTTTTTTGATCCGGTACTCTCCAAAGATAAATCCATTAGTTGTTCATCGTGCCATAAACCGGAATTTGCATTTGCCGATACCTCAGCAGTGAGCCTGGGAGTTGGCGGTACTAAAGGCACCAGGAACTCTCCGTCCATCACGAATCTTTCCGGTCGCCCAACGCTGTTTTGGGATGGAAGAGTAGCTTCTTTAGAGGAACAAGCACTTCAGCCTATTATCAATCCGGTTGAAATGAACCTTCCTATTGCTGAAGCAGTGGAGCGTTTGAAAACAGATCAGGCTTATGCAGATTTATTTCAAAAAATCTTTAATAGCCCACCCACTGAAAAAAATCTATTGCTGGCTATTGCTGCTTATGAAAGAACGCTCGAAACAGCTAATAGTCCTTATGATCGTTATATCAATGGAGATGACCAGGCCGTTTCTGCCTCTGCCAAACGTGGAAGACTGCTCTTTATCGGGAAAGCAAATTGTAACAATTGTCATTCTGGAGAAGACTTTACTGCTGACCGTTTTAAGGGAATCGGGTTATTCAATGAAAACGACCTTAAAGATGCAGGCCGGTATGAGGTGACCAAAAATCCGGAGCATAAAGGACATTTTAAAATACCAGGGCTGAGAAATGTGGCCTTAACAGCACCATATATGCATAATGGGATGTTTAAAACTTTGAAAGATGTAATCAGATATTACAATAACCCCGATTTGATTATCAAAAATGGTAAAAATAGAGATCTGTCCTTAAGTAAACCTCTGGGATTGTCTGAAGATGAAATTACTGACCTCGAGTCATTCCTGATTTCATTAACCGATGACAGATTTATAAAGAAAAAGCCATGAGGCAGGTTCTCCTGAAATAAACTGAATTATCTTTTTCCTGTGCTGAATTACAGTCTTTTTTGACTGTGAACGGCCATTGTTATGTCCAAATTAACTCGTATACATGAAACAAATTTTACTCTTATTTTTTCTTCTGGGCGTGCTGATCTCGCCAAATACATTTGCGCAGCAAAGAACAATCAATGGCATCATTTATTCCGCAGAAGATCATCTGCCTTTGCCGGGTGTTTCCATTCAGATCAAAGGACTGGATGGGGTTACGATCTCTGCAAAAGATGGATCTTTTAAAATACCAGTTAAAA
It encodes:
- a CDS encoding YceI family protein, yielding MKQINALVAIGTVLALSSFSIIDRMALVPLKDPIGKYVKAVPYKVDAAHSKLTWLAKKVTGEHSGTIAVSSGALNVENNVLRSGSFDLDTKSIVVTDITDKESNAKLLGHLKSDDFFAVEKFDKARFVITSAVSKGAGLYDVKGDLTIKGITNEVSFPASVKIDQSKLTATAKILVDRTKYGIKFRSKSFFENLGDKTISDEFELNIQLAATK
- a CDS encoding cytochrome-c peroxidase; amino-acid sequence: MLMIPVKINVFLLMSFLVFILAGFGADDPAVINSKEKLGEKLFFDPVLSKDKSISCSSCHKPEFAFADTSAVSLGVGGTKGTRNSPSITNLSGRPTLFWDGRVASLEEQALQPIINPVEMNLPIAEAVERLKTDQAYADLFQKIFNSPPTEKNLLLAIAAYERTLETANSPYDRYINGDDQAVSASAKRGRLLFIGKANCNNCHSGEDFTADRFKGIGLFNENDLKDAGRYEVTKNPEHKGHFKIPGLRNVALTAPYMHNGMFKTLKDVIRYYNNPDLIIKNGKNRDLSLSKPLGLSEDEITDLESFLISLTDDRFIKKKP